The following are encoded together in the Triticum dicoccoides isolate Atlit2015 ecotype Zavitan chromosome 6B, WEW_v2.0, whole genome shotgun sequence genome:
- the LOC119322036 gene encoding probable galacturonosyltransferase 9, whose amino-acid sequence MAGGRSPAPRRAAFAALVTLLFLACVFFFLSATTITSAAPNSPALRLAAVRRHAEDHAAVLAAYAAHARRLSSDSASQTESFLSTSSRLSALSSRLSVSTVALLEKEARGHVKRARALAAGAKEAFDTQSKILKLSDTVFAVGQQLLRARRDGQLNSRIAAVSTPKSLHCLAMRLMESLLANASAVPDVDPAVPPPELTDPSLYHYAIFSDNILAVSVVVASAARAASEPSRHVFHVVTVPMYLPAFRVWFARRPPPLGAHVQLLAASDFPFLNASYSPVLRQIEAGNRDVALRELDYLRFYLPEMFPALQRVVLQEDDVVVQRDLAELWRVDLGGQVNGALDTCFGGFRRYGKYLNFSEPAVRERFSPSACAWSYGVNVFDLQAWRRDQCTDQFHQLMDMNENGTLWDAASVLPAGLMTFYGNTRPLDRSWHVMGLGYNPHVRPEDIRGAAVIHFNGNLKPWLDVAFNQYKHLWTKYVDTEMEFLTLCNFGL is encoded by the exons ATGGCTGGCGGCCGATCGCCCGCGCCTCGCCGCGCGGCGTTCGCGGCGCTGGTCACGCTCCTCTTCCTCGCCTGCGTCTTTTTCTTCTTGTCCGCGACCACCATCACCTCGGCCGCCCCTAACTCCCCGGCCTTGCGCCTGGCCGCCGTCCGCCGGCACGCGGAGGACCACGCGGCCGTGCTCGCGGCGTACGCGGCCCACGCGCGCCGCCTCAGCTCCGACTCCGCGTCCCAGACGGAGTCCTTCCTGTCCACCTCCTCGCGCCTCTCCGCGCTCTCCTCCCGGCTCTCCGTCTCCACCGTGGCGCTGCTGGAGAAGGAGGCCCGCGGGCATGTCAAGCGCGCGCGCGCCCTCGCCGCGGGCGCCAAGGAGGCGTTCGACACGCAGTCCAAGATCCTGAAGCTCTCCGACACCGTCTTCGCCGTCGGGCAGCAGCTCCTCCGCGCCCGCCGCGACGGCCAGCTCAACTCGCGCATCGCTGCGGTCTCCACGCCTAAGTCCCTCCACTGCCTCGCCATGCGGCTCATGGAGTCCCTCCTCGCCAACGCGTCCGCCGTACCCGACGTCGACCCCGCCGTCCCGCCACCGGAGCTCACCGACCCGTCGCTCTACCACTACGCCATCTTCTCCGACAACATCCTCGCGGTCTCCGTCgtggtggcctccgccgcgcgcgcCGCGTCCGAGCCCTCGCGCCACGTCTTCCACGTGGTCACCGTGCCCATGTACCTCCCGGCCTTCCGCGTCTGGTTCGcgcgcaggccgccgccgctgGGCGCGCACGTGCAGCTCCTCGCCGCCTCCGACTTCCCCTTCCTCAACGCCTCCTACTCGCCTGTGCTCAGGCAGATCGAGGCCGGGAACAGGGACGTGGCGCTGCGCGAGCTCGACTACCTGCGGTTCTACCTCCCCGAGATGTTCCCGGCGCTGCAGAGGGTGGTGCTCCAGGAGGACGACGTGGTGGTGCAAAGGGACCTGGCCGAGCTGTGGCGCGTCGACCTGGGCGGCCAGGTGAACGGCGCGCTGGACACCTGCTTCGGCGGATTCCGGCGGTACGGCAAGTACCTCAACTTCTCGGAGCCCGCCGTGCGGGAGCGGTTCAGCCCCAGCGCGTGCGCGTGGTCCTACGGCGTCAACGTGTTCGACCTCCAGGCGTGGCGCCGCGACCAGTGCACCGACCAGTTCCACCAGCTGATGGACATG AACGAGAACGGGACGTTGTGGGACGCGGCCTCCGTGCTGCCGGCGGGGCTGATGACGTTCTACGGCAACACGAGGCCGCTGGACAGGTCGTGGCACGTCATGGGTCTCGGCTACAACCCGCACGTCAGGCCCGAGGACATCCGGGGAGCGGCGGTGATACACTTCAACGGGAACTTGAAGCCATGGCTCGACGTCGCGTTCAACCAGTACAAGCATCTCTGGACAAAGTACGTCGACACCGAGATGGAGTTCCTCACGCTCTGCAACTTCGGGCTCTGA